In one window of Romboutsia hominis DNA:
- a CDS encoding creatininase family protein, with translation MRTRFLPRLTNYEVERYLDKNDIIIVPVGTVEMHGGMPLDCETVISEAFALKMAEKVNGLVLNNLPYFYAGATASGRGTVQVSVRAGIDYLYQIAKSLLTKGFKRQIYISFHGPAHMTCSPMVRDFFDDTKVPILYLDLCMSMFKKSSGVFKDINDFHYISFGAYELMGRLEDIPLSIGEGMDFSEQVEQTVAFANPLFDMAYQSGSIGYYFGDPKDHMPTPRVESAEQRLEYAKRGIELIEQIVDDIDMENVVEMINDLDKFYNEEVAPKYGEWLPKTRV, from the coding sequence ATGCGTACTCGTTTTTTACCTAGATTAACAAATTATGAAGTTGAAAGATATTTAGATAAAAATGATATTATAATAGTTCCAGTTGGAACAGTAGAAATGCATGGTGGAATGCCTTTAGACTGCGAGACTGTAATATCTGAAGCCTTTGCATTAAAAATGGCAGAAAAAGTTAATGGGTTAGTACTTAATAATTTACCATATTTTTATGCAGGAGCTACAGCTTCAGGTAGAGGTACAGTTCAAGTAAGTGTAAGAGCAGGAATAGATTACTTATATCAAATAGCTAAAAGCTTATTAACAAAAGGTTTTAAAAGACAAATATATATAAGTTTTCATGGACCAGCGCATATGACTTGTAGCCCGATGGTTAGAGATTTTTTTGATGATACTAAGGTTCCTATATTATACTTGGATTTATGTATGTCAATGTTTAAGAAATCATCTGGCGTATTTAAAGATATCAATGATTTTCATTACATATCGTTTGGTGCATATGAACTAATGGGGAGATTAGAAGATATACCGCTTAGCATAGGCGAAGGAATGGATTTTTCAGAACAAGTAGAGCAAACAGTTGCTTTTGCAAATCCTTTATTTGATATGGCTTATCAATCAGGATCTATAGGATATTATTTTGGGGATCCTAAAGACCATATGCCAACTCCTAGAGTTGAATCTGCAGAACAAAGATTAGAATATGCTAAACGTGGGATAGAGCTTATAGAGCAAATTGTTGATGATATAGATATGGAAAATGTAGTTGAAATGATTAATGATTTAGATAAATTCTATAATGAAGAAGTAGCTCCTAAATATGGAGAATGGTTACCAAAAACTAGAGTATAG